A window from Acinonyx jubatus isolate Ajub_Pintada_27869175 chromosome E1, VMU_Ajub_asm_v1.0, whole genome shotgun sequence encodes these proteins:
- the KRT35 gene encoding keratin, type I cuticular Ha5 — MASKCLKASFSSGSLKGPGAAGGGSARVSAMYSSGSCKLPSLSPGARSFSACSVGLGRSGCRAASCLPALCLPYGGFATSSSVGGGWFGEGVLAGSEKETMQSLNDRLASYLEKVRQLERDNASLESHIREWCEQQVPYLCPDYQSYFRTIEELQKKTLCTKAENARLVVQIDNAKLAADDFRTKYETELSMRQLVESDMNGLRRILDDLTLCKADLEAQVESLKEELLCLKKNHEEEVNSLRCQLGDRLNVEVDAAPPVDLNRVLDEMRCQYETLVESNRRDAEEWFNTQTEELNQQVVSSSEQLQSCQGEIIELRRTVNALEIELQAQHSMRDALESTLAETEARYSAQLAQMQCLISNVEAQLAEIRADLERQNQEYQVLLDVKARLESEIATYRRLLEGEDCKLPCNPCAPDHSPSKACLPCLPAASCGPGAVRTTCSPRPICVPCPGGRF, encoded by the exons ATGGCTTCCAAGTGCTTGAAGGCCAGCTTCTCTTCGGGGTCTCTCAAGGGCCCGGGAGCGGCCGGCGGGGGCTCCGCTCGCGTGTCCGCAATGTACTCCAGTGGCTCCTGCAAgctccccagcctctcccccGGGGCCCGGAGCTTCTCTGCGTGTTCCGTGGGGCTGGGCCGGAGCGGCTGCAGGGCGGCCAGCTGCCTGCCCGCTCTCTGCCTCCCGTACGGAGGCTTTGCCACCAGCTCCAGCGTGGGCGGGGGCTGGTTCGGGGAAGGTGTCCTCGCCGGCAGCGAGAAGGAGACCATGCAGTCCCTGAACGACCGCCTGGCCAGCTACCTGGAGAAGGTGCGCCAGCTGGAGCGGGACAACGCCAGCCTGGAGAGCCACATCCGGGAGTGGTGTGAGCAGCAGGTGCCCTACCTGTGCCCCGACTACCAGTCCTACTTCCGGACCATCGAGGAACTCCAGAAGAAG ACCCTGTGCACCAAGGCAGAGAACGCCAGGCTCGTGGTGCAGATCGACAACGCCAAGCTGGCCGCAGACGACTTCAGAACCAA GTACGAGACGGAGCTGTCCATGCGGCAGCTGGTGGAGTCAGACATGAACGGCCTGCGCAGGATCCTGGACGATCTGACCCTGTGCAAGGCCGACCTGGAGGCCCAGGTGGAGTCCCTGAAGGAGGAGCTGCTGTGCCTCAAGAAGAACCACGAGGAG GAAGTGAACTCACTTCGGTGCCAGCTTGGTGACCGGCTCAATGTCGAGGTGGACGCTGCCCCGCCTGTTGACCTGAACCGTGTTCTGGATGAGATGAGATGCCAGTATGAGACCCTGGTGGAGAGTAACCGCCGTGATGCTGAAGAATGGTTCAACACCCAG aCGGAGGAGCTGAACCAGCAGGTGGTGTCCAGCTCGGAGCAGCTGCAGTCCTGCCAGGGGGAGATCATCGAGCTGAGACGCACGGTCAACGCCCTGGAGATCGAGCTGCAGGCCCAGCACAGCATG AGAGATGCTTTGGAATCCACCCTGGCGGAGACCGAGGCGCGCTACAGCGCCCAGCTGGCCCAGATGCAGTGCCTGATCAGCAACGTGGAGGCCCAGTTGGCCGAGATCCGGGCTGACCTGGAGCGGCAGAACCAGGAGTACCAGGTGCTGCTGGACGTCAAGGCCCGGCTGGAGTCGGAGATCGCCACCTACCGCCGCCTGCTGGAGGGCGAGGACTGCAA gCTGCCCTGTAACCCGTGTGCTCCTGACCACTCGCCTTCCAAGGCCTGCCTCCCCTGTCTTCCTGCGGCCTCCTGTGGTCCGGGCGCTGTCCGCACGACCTGCAGCCCCCGCCCCATCTGTGTGCCCTGCCCGGGGGGCCGGTTCTGA